From a single Mycosarcoma maydis chromosome 2, whole genome shotgun sequence genomic region:
- a CDS encoding mitochondrial 37S ribosomal protein mS23 (related to RSM25 - mitochondrial ribosomal protein, small subunit): MPRRIPSQVPQTVSRLLEAGFLKRPPAWFEAVNNHPPVTLPARHPVSRPDEDLPVRLRASSQTSLANAGPSSASADGAAPATHGRDTTNSKKKSRTLTPKLTPKPIVYEEDRIRQQFFRDHPWEAYRPKTLVEMSEQVGGETRVHGDPKRLRSYGRNPSVEDFVACTLAAHRQGGLSLSQAYHNTLSSYHGLKAEHEHATRYAILEAKYYGADLGKTETQRGFEKEEKALASWAAWAAGGTAGVDGANAANVVQQTKAVRVKRTDETFTSGDAYLEAAKAFRDGKISAERLGSGAQLAPSQPSAPFGNSSSPVPTAEDADDFLGLAKSAIQPTEATSTEPQSLLKG, translated from the coding sequence ATGCCACGACGAATCCCATCGCAAGTGCCGCAGACCGTCTCGAGGCTGCTCGAAGCAGGCTTCCTCAAACGGCCTCCGGCGTGGTTCGAGGCGGTGAACAACCACCCTCCCGTCACTTTGCCAGCTCGCCATCCCGTCAGTCGTCCGGATGAGGATCTTCCCGTTCGTCTGCGTGCCTCGTCGCAGACCAGCCTAGCCAATGCTGGTCCATCTTCCGCATCTGCTGACGGCGCTGCTCCCGCGACGCACGGCCGCGATACGACCAACTCGAAGAAGAAATCGCGAACGTTAACACCCAAGCTCACACCAAAGCCCATCGTTTACGAAGAGGACAGAATTCGACAACAGTTCTTCCGCGATCACCCATGGGAAGCCTACCGACCCAagacgctcgtcgagatgagcgagcaGGTGGGCGGCGAGACGCGCGTGCATGGCGACCCTAAGCGTCTGCGTTCGTACGGCCGCAATCCCAGCGTGGAAGACTTTGTTGCCTGCACGCTTGCAGCACACCGACAGGGCGgtctctcgctctcgcaaGCATACCATAACACTCTATCGTCCTACCACGGTCTCAAGgccgagcacgagcacgctACGCGATACGCCATCTTGGAAGCAAAGTACTACGGTGCTGATCTGGGCAAGACCGAGACGCAACGAGGATTCGAAAAGGAGGAAAAGGCGCTTGCATCCTGGGCTGCATGGGCTGCTGGAGGCACGGCAGGGGTTGATGGCGCTAATGCCGCGAATGTGGTGCAGCAGACCAAGGCGGTACGAGTGAAGCGCACCGATGAGACTTTTACTTCAGGTGATGCATACCTTGAAGCAGCAAAGGCCTTTAGGGACGGCAAGATCAGCGCAGAGCGACTGGGAAGCGGGGCTCAGCTTGCCCCTAGCCAGCCATCAGCGCCCTttggcaacagcagcagcccCGTACCGACGGCTGAAGATGCAGACGACTTTCTCGGTCTCGCCAAATCCGCCATACAACCGACAGAAGCTACCTCGACCGAGCCACAGTCTCTGTTGAAGGGCTAG